The DNA sequence ACTTATCTTTCATACCGCATGAATCTGCGCCCCGGCATGGATTGCTATTCTCTGTGACGGGGCTTCTTTTTTTTCTCTCCTCTCCGTAGGCAACTGTGGCGGCTTTCCTCCTATGTCGTATATCGTAATAAATTGAAAAAAAATGCTGATGGATTTGCGTATGTATTTCATTACATACCTGAGGAACAACAGCACATTCCAGGGTTAGTCTTGCCTGGCTAACATGCTGAAAAGACGTATTTGCTGTATGGCATTCGCATTGCAAAGCTTGAGGTCAGAATGAACATTTTTATTAATAGAATGTACGATTTACGACGCGGTATAAAGGACGAAAGGGGCTTCAGCCTCGTCGAGGTCGTCGTGGTAGTGGCCATCATCGGCATACTGGCTGCGATCTCGATGGAGAGCATGGACCTGGTTCGCAGGGAGCGTGTGTCGAGCGCCTCAAAACGACTGTTGGGCGATCTGCAAGGCGTCAGAATGGACGCCATGAGCACGGGACCCTCCGGCACAATGGATGCCATGCAATACATTCGGGGGGCAGGCATCCGGCTTGTGTCTTCGAGCCAGTATGTGACCTTCAAGTTCAATGACTGCAATCAGGACTACATATACAGCAGTACCAGCTGCACCGGCAGCACACCCGAGGAGTACCTCTCCACTACGGTGACTCTTCCGAACAATGTCCAGCTCTTTACCGCTCCTACCAGCACTATCGTGCTATTCGATCATCTCGGGATGGCGCATAAGTACGACTGGACCAGCCTGGGGGGATCGCCCATAGTCTTCGTTGTACAGTGGCCATCGCTAGCATCATACTGCATCAATGTAAGCAACAACAAAATCAGAGAGGGGTCCTGGGATGGGACAACCTGCAACGAAAAATAAGGGATTTACCCTGGTCGAGATGATGATGGCCATCGTGATCATTATGGTTTCCATGATGGCTCTGGTCACCATGATGATGATGTCGATGAACGCCAATCTGGCGAATGACATGCGAGGCGCCGCGGTGAGGGTCACCAACCAGACCGCCGAGGCCCTCCTTGCTATCCCGACTACTCCGGATTCTGCCGTAGACCCGCTGCTGTCCGCAGGAACGCATTCGCGGATCGCGGGCGATTCCGCCAATCAGGACAGCCGGGGGTTCCCGAAGATCCAGCAATCTATACGAGGAACATCTCAGTCTTTCAATATCCAGTGGAGCGTTACGGACACGACCTCCACGGTCAAACAGATAGAGGTCAATGTCGGCTATCAAAATCTGAAAACAGGCCAGACCTTCACCAACTCGGCGTTAGTGTTTAAGCACTCGTCAGGAATGTAAGGAAGCAGCCGGTCCGGAGGGCAGGAGCGAATGATGATTCAAACAGTGAACAAGCCGGCCTCGGCATTAGTCAATTCCATCAGGACCCATCGCGGCTTTTCGCTGATCGAGCTGGTCATTGCCTTGGCCATTTTCGCGACCGTCATCGTCGGCCTGTACAAGGTGTATGACGTCCAGTTCAGCCAGCAGGTAAAGGAATATCGCGTGGCGGAGTCCTCGATGGAACTGGGGATCGCAAAGAACCTCATCGAGCGCGACCTCATCATGGCGGGATACGGCATCATGGATGATTATGGGACGACCGGGTTTACAGCACGGGCGGCCAGCGCAGCAGAGGGAACGGGTCCTGGCGGATCCGACAAGTTGACGACGCAGGGAACTGCATTGGGCATCGGCTCCCGGGCCGCGCAGGAGTGGGCCGATGTTACAGCGACAGCGCCGACGCTTACGTTCTCCAGCAGCACCGACGCCCGGGAGAATCTCATTTCCGGCGATAGGATCATTATCACGAATCCCTCGGGAACGAGCGGCAAGACGATCCTAACCCAGGCCGGCCAATGGTATTTTCAGTACAATGGTCAGGGCAACATGCCTACGGTCAAGAGCTCGCCCAGCACGTCCTTTACGTCTCTCCAGACCGGGCATGTATTTTACGGCCTCAATACTTCGAGCGAGACGGACGCAACATTTCCTTATTACACGGTTCTCTATTCCCTGGGATCAATTACGAATAATCCATCCTACTGCGCTCCCGGGACTTACAGCCTTTTGCGGGCGGAAAGCAGGACATCCAACAATCCGACAGGCGGAGACCCGGTCATAAGCTGCGTGCTGGATTTTCAGGTCGCTTTCGGGCTTACGGACAACATTGCGAGCCTCGATCCATCCAAGGCGCTGAATTATCCGATCAATTACTGGGACAATGGCGGTGTCAACAAGGCTGCGGCATATACGCCAAAGGAGCTGAACCAGCGCTTGAAACAGATACGGGTATACATCCTGGTCCAGGAGGGGAACAAGGACTTGACCTATAACTATGTAAATCCCGATCCGAATGCCGCGGCTCCGGACAAGATCAGGGTCGGTGAATTAGGCCTTGCTGGCGGTGCAACGGGCAGGGATTTTCAACTAAGCGCAGCTCAGCGGCAATACCGGTGGAGAGTGTTAACCATAGTAGTTACGCCGAGGAATATTCGAGGATGAAGAGGGAGTATCGATGATGCAGAACACCCGAACTAGCGAGCGCCTGGAAGAAATCGGGATACGATTGAAACGTACCCTAGGTCAATCAGCACTCAAGAACCAGCAGGGCTTTGCGCTGGTCACCGCCATCATTATTTCCGTCGCGGTGTTCGTGCTGATCACGGGGATGCTGTATTTTGCCACCAAGTCGACGACCATGTCCGGGGTAGGCAAACGGTACGCCACTGCCTGCGAAGCCGCGGACGGCCTTGCTGAGATCATGAAAGACGCCATCATGCATTCTGACAGCCCTCCGGCCGGTGTTCCTGCAATCTGCTCCGGCAGTGGGGAAAACTATAACTTCTCCTATGCCGTGGGGACTCAATCCACGCCTTGCACCATGAGTCTCACGCTGCCGGGGGCCGTTGGCACGATCTATCAGGCCTTGGTCAATATCAACATGACGGCCATCGCCCGGTCAGGAGGATACAGTGCCGAGTTCCCGCCGAGGGGCTATGCTGGAGGCGGGAACGGCACTTCCGAGATATTCAGGATAGACCTGAAGGTCACGGGGCCGAATAATACTCAATGCGAGAATTCCATTCTGTACCGCTATTTTAACTGATGAGACAGGACAGGAGGATGTTGATATGAAAGAGCTGATAAAAGGCCGGGCCATGAACGAAAAATCAGGATGTGATGCGGTGCCTTTCCGTGCCCTTGTCGGCCAGGATTGGCTGGCGCACCGGCTGCTTCCGGTCATGATGATACTGTCCCTGGTGCTCATGTGGTCATCCCTGCAGACTTCATTTGGGCAGGATCGCGTCGTAAAGGCCGAGGGCATCGTGACAGCGGTAGCAGACGAAGCGGTCTTTATCGATCGCCGAGGATATATAATCAACCGGACGACCAAGGTATTCGATGTGAACGGCAAGCGGGTCAAGATGGACGACCTTCAATATCCCGTGAAGGTCAAGTATGAATACCTGTACACTGATAAAGGCCCGCTCGTTCAGGTTTTAAGGGCTGTCGGTCAATAGCGTGACGAACACAGAAGAATGAGGTGATACCATGAATTGGAATAATTCCATACGAAAAGGGGTTGTGGTCTCCGGCCTGTGCATCGTCCTGGCGATTACTTCCACTGCCCCGGCCATGGCCGCCGCCATGTCTGATTACTGTTCGGTGCCGCCATTTCTGAGCAGCTCGCAGGCTTCGCCGAACGTGATGATCATGCTTGACGACTCGGGCAGTATGAACGATCACCCCTTCACCGGCACCTTTAACCCAAAGCAGTTCCTGAGCGGGTACTATTTCGGTTATTTTGATCCGACCAAGATGTACAAGTACGACAGTGTGAACAAGATGTGGAAGATCTATTCCGGATTCGATCCGGGCACAACCTATGCCGACACGACACAACCTATTGCGAGTGGCAATCTGCTGAACTGGGCTGTTACGCGCAAGATGGAGGTGGCCAAGAAGCTGCTCGTGGGCGGGAACCCCGGCATCGTAAGCGGAACCCCCAATCCCCGCACGGTGACCGCGCCCAATACCATAAAGCTCTATACCGAAGATGACAGTTCTTCGAACAATGTCAGCTTTGACAACTCGACTGCGAATTCGCTCGTAACATCTTTGTCGTGGACTGCCCCCTACCTGGTGCCCGGCTACAGCGATGTCATTTACCCGTTCAACGGCAATTTCTGGTACAAATTGGGGAAAAACGGATGCTCCTCGGGCCCGGCCTGTTCGAGCCTGTCGCTCACGCCAATAAACACCGGGACCACCACGTCGACCCTCTACCCGAACGGTGACATCAGCGTGGCATCCAACTGGAAAAGAATGAACAACCTGACGACTTCCGCAACCGGATCGTATTATACCTATGTTGATGAGACCACCCAGGACAGCGATGCCACAACAATTGCGAACCGCGTTGATACCAATCCGGTTATTTTCAATTATGGGCCAAATACCGTCGATCTGTCAGGTCACACCATCCAGGATGTGAACGTCGTGGTGACCGCCAGAATGGTTGACGGAACGACCGGGGCATGCTTATCAACCAGCAGTACCACCGGCTGTTATCTTACAAATCATAACAATACGTGTAATGGCAACAGCTGCGGCTTTAATAACAGTGAAACTAAATGCCGCAATACTCAATGTGAAATATCTGGCACTAATTTCGGTACCTGTGCAGACCGCAACAACAGCGGTGCCAACTGTAGTTGGCAAACTATTGGCGGCATTACTCAGTGTGCCCCTGCCAGCACAACCACAGTAGCCACGAGAGCGATCCAGGGAGTGCTGTCGATAGGGACCGGCACCACGGCGAACTGGGCTTCCACATTCACGAACCTGAATAATACGAGCAGCACCTACAATAAATATGACACGTACACCTTCACCTGGTCGACCAATCCTGCGACAGGCAAGGCCTGGTCGTTCAACGACATCATAAGCGGCGCTTCCACCACGACGCTGCTCGCCGGATTCGGGGTCCAGAACAACGGCTCCGATGTGTACAGCGGGCCGACGGTGAGCTGCTATGTCAACATTTCGCAGGTCTATTTATACGTCGATGCCACAGAGCCGAGCGGCGGACCCTATAGCCTCGTGGTAGACACGGGGCAGCAGTCGATCACCGGGATGCTCGACACCCTTTCGAGCGGGGTCAGGTTCGGCCTGGCAACGTACGGAGACAACTCGAACGGCGCCAAGGTATTGGCCCCCGTGGATTTCAGCAATATGGACGCCATCGCAAAGCAGACCATTCTCATGTCAGCGAACGGCAACACGCCGCTTGCCGAATCCGAATACGAACTGCTGAACTATTTCAGCCAGGTCTCGCCGAAGTTCGCTTCAAACGATTATACCGCGAGCAAAAACACCAACAACGACCCCTACTACTTCATGTATTCCCACCTGGCATCCCATGGCACGAGCACGGCAAACGATGTGTATGTGCCCTGCGCAAAGTCGTATATTCTTCTGATGTCCGACGGAGAGCCGACGGCAGATGATTATAAGAACGCGAGCGGGGGGACGGTCAGCAAGCCCACGGGATTTACTACCGACCGATTTGTTACCGGCAGTTATCTTGATGACCTGACGCTCTGGGGCAGGACAACCGATATGCGCCCGGGGACCTGCAGCGGGGCTTCGTCAACATGGACGTTTCCCTGCATCCCGTCCCCGCCCGATCAGGTCGTTGTTACCTACCCGATCTTTCTGTTCGGAACAGGGTCCGCTATCATGCAATCTGCCGCCCTCAACGGCGGATTTACCGGGCAGCCGGTAAGCGGCTTGCCGCCCTGCCTGGATCCGGCAAATCCAACCAAATTGAAAAGCGGCTACACGCAGAATGACCTGAAAGCCTGCTTCCGGTTCGCGAGCGATAATACGAGCGGCATCCTAAATCCCATGCCGCCCTGGGGCACCGGTGATGACCCGCCCATCACCTACTATGAGGGCTCGGACGCCTACGCGCTCCAGTCATCGCTTACCGCGGCCATCGCGGATATGATGAAGAGGTCGGCGTCGGGTACGGCGGTCTCCGTGCTCACGACATCGTCGCGGGGCGTGGGATCCATGCTCCAGGCTTACTTTCTGCCGATCAGACAGGAAGGGCAGAGGCAGGTTACATGGACCGGGTACACGCAGAACCTGTGGCTCTATGATGACTTGAGGGAGGATACTAATTCTAACAAACAGCTCGATATGACTGGTGACCCGAATACTCAAGATAAAGTATTGAAGATGTACTTTGACCCATCGCTGAACCAGACCATGGCTGCCAGGTTCAATACACGGGCTGACGGCACCAGCCCGTCGGCAGATGCTTCGCAGCCCGGGACCATGGCGTCTTGCATACCTGATTCTACGATCCAGTTTTCAGACATCAACTACCTTTGGGAGGGCGGAGAAAAACTGGCCCTGAAGCGCCCCTCCGCAAGGACCATTTTTACCTCGAGCAAGGTCATACGCGGCTCTTCTACGACGAATACATTCACGACCACCGATTTCTCGGTTACCAGTCTCTTGACGAACCCTACATTCAGCACGGCGCTCAATCCGGACAGCGTGTATTCGGCCGAGAACATCGTCCGCTACATCAGGGGAGAGTGCCTGGAAACTGGCCAAACAGATAATAACGCCTGCGGCAGCACGGCGAATTCCACGTACCGGGACCGGAGGGTTACCGTTCTGGACAACAGTAATCAGAATATGGGGAACCCGAATGGCAACGTATGGAAACTGGGCGATATCATCACCTCAACGCCCCAGGTCCTCGGCAACATGTCAACGTATACCTATGATAGTAACTATAATGATAAAACCTTTTACGACTATACGCACGCCAATAATTATCTGCAGCGGTCCAGCATGGCGTTCATCGGCGCGAACGACGGCATGCTGCATGCTTTCAGGGTCGGCTATCTGAAACAAAAGACCGATCCCGGCGGGCTGGCGGACAATGTCTGGGCTCTGTTCAAGAACTTTTTCTCCGACAGCGACAGCACCAACAACCTGCTCGGGGACGAAAAGTGGGCGTATATTCCGTTCAACGCCTTCCCCTATTTGAAATACCTTGCCGACCCCACGTACTGCCATATCTACTATAATGACCTTCCGGTGTACCTGGTCGACGTGAGCATCGGCGGGAGCTCGGACCAGCCGACGGACACGAAGACTGCAAGCACCTGGAGAACGGTCGTCATCGGCAGCATGAGGTTCGGTGGCTGCGGAGGGGCGTCGCCCCAGTATCCGCCGACTGGCGCGAGCGCTACGGTAGGGTTCTCCGCCTTTTACGCCATCGATGTCACCGATGCTGAAAATCCGGTGCCCATGTGGGAATTCTCGGACGCGGACCTTGGCTATGCCACGAGCTATCCGGGCATCATACGGACGGGCGATGGCTCGACCAACGGGAACTGGTACGTCGCGATCGGGTCGGGTTCTCAGAATTTGCCCAAGACCGCGCAGGACATTTCCCGGAGCACCCCAGGGTATGTCTATCTTCTCAACCTCAAGACGGGCGACCTAGTCAAGAAAATAGCCCTCGACCATAATGCGATCGTGAGCGATATCCTGTCCGTGGACATCAACAACGACTACGCATCGGAGAAGATCTATTTCGGGACATCCTATTACAGCTCAGGATGGAAGGGGAAGGTGGTCAGCATCGACATCCCGAACGCACAGTTGTCGTCGTCATCGACCACGACGGTCCATTATCTCTTCACGGGTAATTACCCCATCACGGCGAAGCAGGACGTCGCCCTTGACGATGCCGTCCCCAGAAATACCTGGGTCTATGCAGGCTCGGGCAAGTA is a window from the Nitrospirota bacterium genome containing:
- a CDS encoding prepilin-type N-terminal cleavage/methylation domain-containing protein, producing MNIFINRMYDLRRGIKDERGFSLVEVVVVVAIIGILAAISMESMDLVRRERVSSASKRLLGDLQGVRMDAMSTGPSGTMDAMQYIRGAGIRLVSSSQYVTFKFNDCNQDYIYSSTSCTGSTPEEYLSTTVTLPNNVQLFTAPTSTIVLFDHLGMAHKYDWTSLGGSPIVFVVQWPSLASYCINVSNNKIREGSWDGTTCNEK
- a CDS encoding prepilin-type N-terminal cleavage/methylation domain-containing protein, whose product is MGQPATKNKGFTLVEMMMAIVIIMVSMMALVTMMMMSMNANLANDMRGAAVRVTNQTAEALLAIPTTPDSAVDPLLSAGTHSRIAGDSANQDSRGFPKIQQSIRGTSQSFNIQWSVTDTTSTVKQIEVNVGYQNLKTGQTFTNSALVFKHSSGM
- a CDS encoding prepilin-type N-terminal cleavage/methylation domain-containing protein, producing MMIQTVNKPASALVNSIRTHRGFSLIELVIALAIFATVIVGLYKVYDVQFSQQVKEYRVAESSMELGIAKNLIERDLIMAGYGIMDDYGTTGFTARAASAAEGTGPGGSDKLTTQGTALGIGSRAAQEWADVTATAPTLTFSSSTDARENLISGDRIIITNPSGTSGKTILTQAGQWYFQYNGQGNMPTVKSSPSTSFTSLQTGHVFYGLNTSSETDATFPYYTVLYSLGSITNNPSYCAPGTYSLLRAESRTSNNPTGGDPVISCVLDFQVAFGLTDNIASLDPSKALNYPINYWDNGGVNKAAAYTPKELNQRLKQIRVYILVQEGNKDLTYNYVNPDPNAAAPDKIRVGELGLAGGATGRDFQLSAAQRQYRWRVLTIVVTPRNIRG
- a CDS encoding PilC/PilY family type IV pilus protein, which produces MNWNNSIRKGVVVSGLCIVLAITSTAPAMAAAMSDYCSVPPFLSSSQASPNVMIMLDDSGSMNDHPFTGTFNPKQFLSGYYFGYFDPTKMYKYDSVNKMWKIYSGFDPGTTYADTTQPIASGNLLNWAVTRKMEVAKKLLVGGNPGIVSGTPNPRTVTAPNTIKLYTEDDSSSNNVSFDNSTANSLVTSLSWTAPYLVPGYSDVIYPFNGNFWYKLGKNGCSSGPACSSLSLTPINTGTTTSTLYPNGDISVASNWKRMNNLTTSATGSYYTYVDETTQDSDATTIANRVDTNPVIFNYGPNTVDLSGHTIQDVNVVVTARMVDGTTGACLSTSSTTGCYLTNHNNTCNGNSCGFNNSETKCRNTQCEISGTNFGTCADRNNSGANCSWQTIGGITQCAPASTTTVATRAIQGVLSIGTGTTANWASTFTNLNNTSSTYNKYDTYTFTWSTNPATGKAWSFNDIISGASTTTLLAGFGVQNNGSDVYSGPTVSCYVNISQVYLYVDATEPSGGPYSLVVDTGQQSITGMLDTLSSGVRFGLATYGDNSNGAKVLAPVDFSNMDAIAKQTILMSANGNTPLAESEYELLNYFSQVSPKFASNDYTASKNTNNDPYYFMYSHLASHGTSTANDVYVPCAKSYILLMSDGEPTADDYKNASGGTVSKPTGFTTDRFVTGSYLDDLTLWGRTTDMRPGTCSGASSTWTFPCIPSPPDQVVVTYPIFLFGTGSAIMQSAALNGGFTGQPVSGLPPCLDPANPTKLKSGYTQNDLKACFRFASDNTSGILNPMPPWGTGDDPPITYYEGSDAYALQSSLTAAIADMMKRSASGTAVSVLTTSSRGVGSMLQAYFLPIRQEGQRQVTWTGYTQNLWLYDDLREDTNSNKQLDMTGDPNTQDKVLKMYFDPSLNQTMAARFNTRADGTSPSADASQPGTMASCIPDSTIQFSDINYLWEGGEKLALKRPSARTIFTSSKVIRGSSTTNTFTTTDFSVTSLLTNPTFSTALNPDSVYSAENIVRYIRGECLETGQTDNNACGSTANSTYRDRRVTVLDNSNQNMGNPNGNVWKLGDIITSTPQVLGNMSTYTYDSNYNDKTFYDYTHANNYLQRSSMAFIGANDGMLHAFRVGYLKQKTDPGGLADNVWALFKNFFSDSDSTNNLLGDEKWAYIPFNAFPYLKYLADPTYCHIYYNDLPVYLVDVSIGGSSDQPTDTKTASTWRTVVIGSMRFGGCGGASPQYPPTGASATVGFSAFYAIDVTDAENPVPMWEFSDADLGYATSYPGIIRTGDGSTNGNWYVAIGSGSQNLPKTAQDISRSTPGYVYLLNLKTGDLVKKIALDHNAIVSDILSVDINNDYASEKIYFGTSYYSSGWKGKVVSIDIPNAQLSSSSTTTVHYLFTGNYPITAKQDVALDDAVPRNTWVYAGSGKYFYDGDAADSSQQVFMGFKDLGLSSNLTVTAFDDRTLTSTTGSVVSGATATVCAYDATIDGGTQKPKGFSLQPIVTAITPDTVTAPSTTGWYLKLVTTPAAERVISRPRAVGGLVDFLTYLPNGDPCNAGGNSYLYSVGYTTGTAPSTISIYSPGITNGTTGHVTVAKGILMGPGAPPMGESIIIAPKIDNSNTFGKKVQVSTGVIVELTDNPPIDTTSRVIHWLRK